One Candidatus Paceibacterota bacterium genomic window carries:
- a CDS encoding N-6 DNA methylase, which translates to MLTTDIKKKIDSARDILVGKVPDPKAQVEQITTALIYKFMDDMDKRAASLPKGKAQFFTNGFEKYAWGKMMDAKLGGQERLNLYVEAITKMSKNPHLPQLFRDVFKDAFLPYRDPETLNLFLKDINFFNYDHSENLGDAFEYLLSILGSQGDAGQFRTPRHIIDFIVEVVDPKKDETILDPACGTAGFLISAYKHILKSNKNKPLTPDEKKRLMGNLTGYDISPDMVKLSLVNLYLHGFPSPNIHEYDTLTSEEKWDERFDVMMANPPFMTPKGGIRPHKRFMAQANRAEVLFVDYIMEHLNNKGRAGIIVPEAIIFQVAGAYKQLRKLLVEDGLYAVVSLPSGVFNPYSGVRTSILFFDNQLSKQSNEVLFIKVLNDGFDLGAQRRPVDRNDLPHAIEVLQAQRNAITTGKKNPLLKKGSLFAWTALKTKIAENENYDLSGDHYRAVVGNNNTKWQMVSLGEILDYEQPTKYIVRSVDYDDSYTTPVLTAGKTFILGHTNEKDGIFKEKLPVIIFDDFTTAIKFVDFPFKVKSSAMKILHAKENVADIGFLFYVMQKIGSVSHKHKRYWISEYSKIKIPLPPIEVQREIVGEINNYQKVIDGAKQIIEHSKSSIKVNPNWKKVSLKEVCEINPAKSEVKKISGTTQVSFVPMADIEEHQKFFYPKETKPLKDVIKSYTYFRDNDVLLAKITPCFENGKAGIAKNLTNGIGFGSTEFFVLRSTEKILPELLYYYIAEDRFLKMGKNNMTGSAGQQRLTNNFVSNYSILLPPIEEQTKIVSEIENESKHVESAKRMIEIYEEKIKAKIAEVWGE; encoded by the coding sequence ATGCTAACAACAGATATAAAAAAGAAAATTGATTCGGCGCGGGATATTTTAGTTGGTAAAGTCCCAGACCCGAAAGCCCAAGTGGAACAAATCACCACAGCGCTTATCTATAAGTTTATGGATGATATGGATAAGCGAGCTGCATCTTTACCGAAGGGCAAGGCGCAGTTTTTTACGAATGGATTTGAAAAATATGCTTGGGGCAAAATGATGGATGCTAAACTTGGCGGACAGGAGCGTTTGAATCTTTATGTGGAAGCTATTACAAAGATGTCGAAAAATCCACATCTTCCACAACTCTTTCGTGATGTTTTCAAAGATGCTTTTTTACCATATCGCGACCCAGAAACTCTCAATCTATTTTTGAAAGATATAAACTTTTTTAATTACGACCACAGTGAAAATCTTGGTGATGCGTTTGAGTATTTACTTTCAATCCTTGGCTCTCAGGGCGACGCAGGACAGTTCAGAACGCCGCGACATATTATTGATTTTATCGTTGAAGTTGTTGACCCAAAGAAAGACGAAACAATACTTGACCCCGCTTGTGGCACGGCAGGATTTCTTATTTCTGCATACAAACATATTCTTAAATCAAATAAGAATAAACCGCTTACCCCAGATGAAAAGAAACGCTTAATGGGCAATCTTACTGGCTATGATATTTCACCCGATATGGTGAAGTTATCGCTTGTAAATCTGTATCTACACGGCTTCCCAAGTCCAAATATCCACGAATATGACACGCTAACAAGCGAAGAGAAGTGGGACGAGCGCTTTGACGTAATGATGGCAAATCCACCCTTTATGACACCCAAAGGCGGAATACGCCCACACAAGCGCTTTATGGCACAAGCTAACCGCGCCGAAGTGCTTTTCGTAGATTATATTATGGAGCATCTCAATAATAAGGGACGTGCTGGTATCATCGTGCCAGAGGCTATTATTTTTCAAGTAGCAGGAGCCTATAAACAATTAAGAAAACTACTTGTTGAGGATGGTTTGTACGCTGTCGTTTCTTTACCTTCGGGAGTTTTCAATCCATATTCTGGCGTAAGAACCAGTATTTTATTTTTTGACAATCAACTTTCAAAACAATCAAATGAAGTTCTGTTTATAAAAGTACTTAACGATGGATTTGACCTTGGCGCCCAACGTAGACCAGTTGACCGAAATGATTTGCCCCACGCCATTGAAGTATTACAAGCACAGCGAAATGCAATAACAACGGGAAAGAAAAATCCGCTATTGAAGAAAGGTAGTTTATTTGCTTGGACAGCTCTTAAAACAAAGATTGCTGAAAACGAAAATTACGACCTGTCAGGAGACCATTATAGAGCCGTGGTTGGTAACAATAATACTAAATGGCAAATGGTTAGTCTGGGTGAAATATTGGATTATGAACAACCCACAAAGTATATTGTTCGTTCTGTTGATTATGATGACAGCTACACAACACCAGTATTAACTGCTGGAAAAACTTTTATTTTAGGACACACCAACGAAAAAGACGGTATCTTCAAAGAAAAATTGCCCGTTATTATTTTTGATGATTTTACTACTGCGATAAAGTTCGTTGATTTTCCTTTTAAGGTTAAATCATCTGCGATGAAGATATTGCACGCAAAGGAAAATGTGGCAGATATAGGATTTTTGTTTTATGTAATGCAGAAGATAGGTTCTGTAAGTCATAAACATAAAAGATATTGGATTTCTGAATACTCAAAAATTAAAATCCCTCTACCTCCGATTGAGGTACAAAGAGAAATAGTCGGCGAAATTAACAACTATCAAAAAGTTATAGATGGAGCAAAGCAAATTATTGAACACTCAAAATCATCAATAAAAGTTAATCCAAATTGGAAAAAAGTTTCCTTAAAAGAAGTTTGTGAAATAAACCCAGCAAAATCAGAAGTCAAAAAAATAAGCGGGACTACCCAAGTATCATTTGTGCCGATGGCAGACATCGAAGAGCATCAAAAGTTTTTCTATCCGAAAGAAACAAAACCGCTCAAAGACGTGATAAAAAGTTATACTTATTTTAGGGATAATGATGTTCTCCTTGCAAAAATTACTCCGTGTTTTGAAAACGGAAAAGCGGGTATAGCAAAAAATCTCACCAATGGTATTGGATTTGGTTCGACAGAGTTCTTTGTTTTACGCTCCACAGAAAAGATATTGCCCGAATTATTGTATTACTATATTGCGGAAGATAGGTTTTTGAAGATGGGAAAAAATAATATGACAGGCTCTGCTGGACAGCAGAGATTAACAAACAATTTTGTTTCAAACTATTCAATACTTCTACCACCGATTGAAGAACAGACAAAGATTGTCTCTGAAATTGAAAATGAATCGAAACACGTCGAATCAGCCAAAAGGATGATTGAAATATACGAAGAAAAGATTAAGGCTAAAATCGCCGAAGTTTGGGGTGAATAA
- a CDS encoding DEAD/DEAH box helicase family protein produces the protein MQKEAKSRIKINDLLQKSGWRFFDDEKGKANIALELNTKLTKKAVDAFGGDFEKTKNGFVDFLLLDEKGFPYVVLEAKSEDKDPLDGKEQARSYAQSLNVRFVILSNGNLHYFWDLERGNPTIIVQFPTPQSLQHFEQFKPNSKRLADEDVENDYIVLTQKTDYKSDPRWENEEQQQNLIDTEGLKFLRPYQLHAIKSLQESAAKGNDRYLFEMATGTGKTLVSAAIIKLFLKSGNAKRILFLVDRLELEDQAAKNFKKWLSKDYTTVVYKENKDDWRKAEIVVSTVQSLSFNNKYQKLFSPTDFDLIISDEAHRSIGGNSRAVFEYFVGYKLGLTATPKNYLKGINPEKLNTKDPRAWERRQLFDTYKTFGCETGEPTFRYTLLDGVKEGYLINPVVADARTEITTELLSEKGYAMMVEDENGKEEEQTFFHTDFERKFFSDKTNQIFCKTFFENALKDPITGEIGKGIVFCVSQKHASKVTQILNQFADQLYPGKYNSDFAVQVTSNIPSAQDFTVSFANNNLNGYTKFLDGYHSSKTRLCVTVGMMTTGYDCQDILNVALMRPIFSPTDFIQIKGRGTRKFTFTHQEKEGGKIQEAKVSKEKFKLFDFFANCEYFEEKYDYDEVLHLPAKTGTGGESGEGGINIDEISITQPDPLKTFTEKAVGVEGMKIDRKLFEKFEAAIKEDSFIKQKYDEGDLATIEDYVKDKIFDKPEDFFNLDKLRKSVKSDRRISLREFIEKIFGGITNFKSKDELLEGEFEKFVAINKPENQFVMPIKNYLKAYITDNEIRDIIEKGEYARLATNPKLTFADLEALNGWIEKVPEYVKDYVSLNAYM, from the coding sequence ATGCAAAAAGAAGCTAAATCACGAATAAAAATAAACGACCTCCTCCAAAAGTCTGGTTGGAGATTTTTTGATGATGAAAAAGGCAAGGCTAACATCGCCCTTGAACTTAACACTAAACTTACTAAAAAAGCAGTCGATGCTTTTGGTGGTGATTTCGAAAAAACAAAAAATGGTTTTGTTGATTTTTTATTACTTGATGAAAAAGGATTCCCGTATGTAGTGCTTGAAGCGAAGTCCGAAGACAAAGACCCGCTTGACGGCAAAGAACAAGCGCGCAGCTATGCCCAGTCCCTAAATGTACGTTTTGTTATTCTTTCTAACGGTAACCTTCACTATTTCTGGGACTTGGAGCGCGGCAACCCTACAATCATTGTCCAATTTCCAACACCACAATCACTTCAACATTTTGAACAATTCAAACCTAATTCCAAGCGTCTTGCCGATGAGGATGTAGAAAATGATTACATAGTACTTACCCAGAAGACAGATTATAAGAGCGACCCACGCTGGGAGAACGAAGAGCAGCAACAGAATCTTATTGACACGGAAGGATTAAAGTTTTTGCGCCCATATCAATTACACGCCATCAAATCTCTTCAAGAATCCGCCGCCAAAGGCAATGACCGTTATTTGTTTGAGATGGCGACAGGCACGGGTAAAACTCTTGTATCAGCGGCTATCATTAAACTTTTCCTAAAAAGCGGAAATGCCAAGCGTATTTTATTTCTTGTTGACCGTTTGGAATTGGAAGACCAGGCAGCCAAGAACTTCAAGAAGTGGCTTTCAAAGGATTATACAACCGTTGTTTATAAAGAAAACAAAGATGACTGGCGCAAGGCAGAGATTGTTGTTTCCACTGTGCAAAGTCTTTCCTTTAATAATAAGTATCAAAAATTATTCTCTCCTACGGATTTTGACCTCATAATTTCCGATGAAGCCCATCGTTCAATCGGCGGCAATAGTCGTGCAGTATTTGAGTATTTTGTTGGCTATAAACTCGGACTTACTGCAACTCCTAAAAATTATCTCAAAGGAATCAACCCTGAAAAACTCAACACCAAAGACCCGCGCGCTTGGGAGCGCCGCCAACTTTTTGATACCTACAAAACTTTTGGCTGCGAAACTGGCGAGCCAACATTTCGATACACCTTGCTTGATGGCGTTAAGGAAGGCTATTTAATAAACCCAGTTGTTGCTGATGCGCGTACCGAAATAACAACCGAGCTTCTTTCTGAAAAGGGCTATGCGATGATGGTTGAAGATGAAAACGGTAAGGAAGAAGAACAGACTTTTTTCCATACTGATTTTGAACGCAAGTTCTTCTCCGATAAAACCAATCAGATTTTTTGCAAAACATTTTTTGAAAATGCTCTTAAAGACCCAATAACGGGAGAAATTGGTAAGGGTATTGTTTTTTGTGTTAGTCAAAAACACGCATCCAAAGTTACACAAATACTTAATCAGTTTGCCGACCAACTTTATCCAGGCAAATATAATTCTGATTTTGCCGTACAGGTTACTTCAAATATTCCAAGTGCCCAAGATTTTACGGTGAGTTTTGCTAACAACAATCTTAATGGCTATACAAAGTTTTTGGACGGCTATCATTCCAGCAAGACGCGTCTTTGTGTAACAGTTGGGATGATGACAACTGGTTATGATTGCCAAGATATACTCAACGTTGCCTTGATGCGCCCGATATTTTCTCCGACTGATTTTATTCAGATTAAGGGACGTGGCACGCGCAAGTTCACATTTACCCACCAAGAAAAAGAAGGTGGCAAAATACAGGAAGCAAAAGTATCAAAAGAAAAGTTTAAGCTCTTTGATTTCTTTGCTAACTGCGAATACTTTGAAGAAAAGTATGATTACGATGAGGTTTTACATTTACCTGCTAAAACTGGCACTGGCGGTGAAAGTGGAGAAGGCGGAATAAACATTGACGAGATTTCAATTACGCAGCCAGACCCATTAAAAACATTTACTGAAAAAGCGGTGGGTGTTGAAGGGATGAAGATTGACCGCAAGCTATTCGAAAAGTTTGAGGCAGCAATAAAAGAAGACTCCTTTATTAAACAAAAATATGATGAAGGAGATTTGGCGACGATTGAAGATTATGTAAAAGACAAGATTTTTGATAAGCCAGAAGATTTCTTCAATCTGGACAAATTACGTAAATCAGTGAAGTCTGACCGACGCATCAGCTTGCGCGAGTTTATAGAAAAAATCTTCGGTGGTATCACTAACTTCAAATCAAAAGACGAATTATTGGAGGGAGAGTTTGAGAAGTTCGTTGCTATCAATAAGCCAGAAAATCAATTCGTAATGCCGATTAAAAATTACTTGAAGGCATACATAACCGATAATGAAATACGAGACATTATCGAAAAGGGTGAATATGCGCGGCTCGCCACCAATCCAAAACTAACTTTTGCAGACCTTGAAGCCTTAAATGGTTGGATTGAGAAAGTGCCAGAATATGTGAAGGATTATGTTTCGCTTAACGCCTATATGTAA
- a CDS encoding helix-turn-helix domain-containing protein translates to MEQEKFLNIEEAAKFLDIGKRTLFRYLHSGKIKAAKIGRWRFRKEDLEEFVENSFKAKKKKR, encoded by the coding sequence ATGGAACAAGAGAAGTTTTTGAATATAGAAGAAGCCGCCAAGTTTCTTGATATTGGCAAGCGCACACTATTCCGCTATCTGCATAGCGGTAAAATTAAAGCTGCAAAAATTGGACGTTGGCGTTTTAGAAAAGAAGACCTTGAAGAGTTCGTCGAGAACAGTTTTAAGGCAAAAAAGAAAAAGAGATAA
- a CDS encoding DUF5659 domain-containing protein — protein MKNADTKIAISDLGLASLLVTLNFNLVDMERVNEKRINFLFAPAEGIEQVISDFWAGIKISVSTQSLFNNQKMLKNRLYAFK, from the coding sequence ATGAAAAATGCAGATACAAAAATTGCAATTAGCGACTTGGGACTTGCGAGCTTACTGGTAACGCTCAACTTTAATTTGGTCGATATGGAGCGCGTGAACGAAAAGCGCATCAACTTTTTATTTGCGCCAGCAGAAGGAATAGAGCAAGTCATCAGTGATTTTTGGGCAGGCATTAAAATCTCTGTTTCTACACAGAGCCTTTTTAATAATCAAAAGATGCTCAAAAACCGCTTGTACGCTTTCAAATAA
- a CDS encoding bifunctional DNA primase/polymerase, whose product MENENQILKAALRYCDMGFSIIPIGENKRPLLAEWKPYQEVCATKEQVEKWFEQFPQANIGIITGKVSNIVVIDVDDKDADISGLIPTAIAQTGRGFHYYYSHPGFPVHCGILRTKIDIKGDGGYVIAPPSLHASGRHYEWVYHPDDVGFADLPQWVFRENGKQKINQIENNPQTENKVYEGHRNDSATRFAGKLLHALPREDWEFGWSVIQKWNQERCVPPLPESELRKTFDSISGRENKRQDGKGATEWEIKTMQLSELVKMDFPNPQWLVDRLIPHEAVTIISGTPASYKTFLTLDIALKVASGEKVFGNFQATQSPVLIIDEENNPRVLQERVKLLSQNPDLPIFIASRNGFQLNDDNVQKIVDYAKSKNVQLIIFDSFICIHQADENVASEMRNVMKHLKEIASHGIAVIVIHHHRKRGNAEKGNASQDMRGSSDILAQVDCHLAIDRKKSGDASVTIQQVKLREAKEMEPFVVCLHSNGESGYFEYVGQAKEKNDKQGDVKAAVIKILGATDKPLNKAEVWRLIKQSGVEVGQSTYKTAFKELVETGEILTQKGAKNTILCSLNKLEGGDG is encoded by the coding sequence ATGGAAAATGAAAATCAAATCTTAAAAGCTGCGTTGCGATATTGCGATATGGGATTCTCTATAATTCCAATCGGGGAAAATAAACGTCCGCTTCTTGCCGAATGGAAACCGTATCAAGAAGTGTGCGCAACAAAGGAACAAGTAGAAAAATGGTTTGAACAATTCCCGCAAGCGAATATAGGAATCATAACGGGCAAAGTGTCCAATATTGTTGTCATAGATGTTGATGATAAAGATGCAGACATATCAGGGCTAATACCAACAGCTATTGCACAAACTGGTAGAGGCTTCCACTATTATTATTCACATCCTGGCTTTCCTGTTCATTGCGGCATATTGCGTACCAAGATTGATATTAAGGGAGATGGCGGTTATGTAATTGCTCCGCCCTCATTGCACGCATCTGGACGTCATTATGAATGGGTTTATCATCCCGATGATGTTGGGTTTGCTGATTTACCGCAATGGGTTTTTAGAGAAAACGGAAAACAAAAAATCAATCAAATAGAAAATAATCCTCAAACTGAAAATAAAGTATACGAAGGACATCGAAATGATAGTGCTACGAGATTTGCTGGAAAGCTATTGCACGCACTACCACGCGAAGACTGGGAGTTTGGATGGTCTGTAATACAAAAATGGAATCAAGAGCGATGTGTGCCGCCGCTTCCAGAAAGTGAGCTGCGAAAAACTTTTGATAGTATTTCTGGACGTGAAAACAAAAGACAAGATGGAAAGGGCGCTACCGAATGGGAAATAAAAACTATGCAACTTTCGGAACTTGTTAAAATGGATTTTCCAAATCCACAATGGCTCGTAGATAGATTGATTCCGCACGAGGCTGTTACCATCATCTCTGGTACGCCAGCATCTTATAAAACTTTCCTTACTCTGGACATTGCATTAAAGGTAGCAAGCGGAGAAAAAGTTTTCGGTAATTTCCAGGCTACCCAAAGTCCAGTTTTAATTATTGATGAAGAAAATAATCCACGCGTATTACAAGAACGAGTCAAATTACTTTCACAGAATCCCGACTTGCCAATTTTTATAGCATCAAGAAACGGTTTTCAACTTAACGACGACAATGTTCAAAAAATTGTTGATTATGCCAAAAGTAAAAATGTACAACTAATTATATTTGACTCTTTTATTTGCATACACCAAGCCGATGAAAATGTGGCAAGTGAAATGCGTAATGTGATGAAACACTTGAAAGAGATTGCCAGCCACGGCATCGCGGTTATTGTTATTCATCATCACCGCAAAAGAGGAAATGCGGAAAAAGGAAATGCCTCGCAGGATATGCGCGGCTCTTCCGATATTCTGGCGCAGGTTGATTGTCATTTGGCGATTGATAGAAAAAAGAGCGGAGACGCCAGCGTTACTATCCAGCAGGTCAAGTTAAGAGAAGCCAAAGAGATGGAGCCATTTGTTGTTTGCCTTCATAGTAATGGCGAGAGTGGATATTTTGAATATGTTGGGCAAGCCAAAGAAAAAAATGATAAGCAAGGAGATGTTAAAGCAGCTGTAATTAAAATACTTGGCGCAACAGACAAGCCACTAAATAAGGCAGAGGTATGGAGACTTATCAAACAGTCTGGTGTTGAGGTGGGACAGTCAACATACAAAACAGCCTTTAAGGAATTGGTTGAGACTGGCGAGATACTCACACAGAAAGGGGCTAAAAATACCATACTTTGCAGTCTGAATAAGTTAGAGGGTGGTGATGGTTAA
- a CDS encoding recombinase family protein, with the protein MTNNISSKIKAMVFCRVSSKEQEDTGYSLDSQEKLLTEYAKKYDYKIVKVYRISESASGKQVRKTFIEALQFATKNKIEIILCEKIDRLTRNLKDAATIDDWVKEDTARAVHFVKENFILNQQTKAHDNFIWDMKVAVARFYTNNLSEEVKKGQIEKIAQGWLPTKPPLGYKTIGDKGHKTHVIDEEVAPFMRKMFEWYATGNYSVARVEKELFEAGLRTRSGKKLGMSRIHMMLQDPFYYGKMRWMGKVFAGMHKPLIEKDVFDKVQGLLRRKTNSPHLRKHNPLFKSKIFCENCGGMMTWYEKKGHWYGHCNNHGEYARCTKKTCMRQEAIEEQITTVFDVIAPQNEEVLAAIVQILKDKHKDMTANRENDIKRYNSLLANVQTQKDRLYEAKLNKEVPVEYVERKLAELTTEAETLENTLVSVRDKSDEHQAAGIAVHELAFRSKEIYEVADDVDMKRLLLSQLFTNLLQNGLEIKKEYTSAAKLLIEWVPKLNKDYELQKSEQIKGKDVVLSTSSPVWLRW; encoded by the coding sequence ATGACCAATAACATTTCATCAAAAATAAAAGCAATGGTTTTCTGCCGCGTCTCTTCCAAAGAACAAGAAGACACGGGCTACTCGTTGGACTCGCAAGAAAAACTTTTGACCGAGTATGCGAAAAAATACGATTACAAAATTGTAAAAGTCTACCGCATATCTGAATCAGCCAGCGGCAAACAGGTGCGCAAAACTTTTATTGAGGCTTTGCAATTTGCCACAAAAAATAAAATAGAAATTATTTTGTGTGAAAAAATTGACCGCCTTACTCGCAACTTAAAAGATGCCGCCACAATAGATGACTGGGTAAAGGAAGACACGGCGCGCGCAGTTCATTTCGTCAAAGAAAACTTTATCTTGAACCAACAGACGAAGGCTCACGATAATTTTATTTGGGATATGAAAGTTGCTGTTGCCAGATTTTATACCAACAATCTTTCCGAAGAAGTTAAGAAAGGACAAATAGAAAAAATAGCCCAAGGTTGGCTACCAACAAAACCGCCGCTCGGATATAAAACTATCGGCGACAAAGGACACAAGACGCACGTCATTGATGAAGAAGTGGCGCCTTTTATGCGCAAGATGTTTGAATGGTACGCTACGGGCAATTATTCAGTTGCGCGCGTGGAAAAGGAATTGTTTGAGGCTGGGCTGCGCACACGTTCGGGTAAAAAGCTGGGAATGAGTCGAATCCATATGATGCTACAAGACCCGTTCTATTACGGCAAGATGCGCTGGATGGGAAAAGTATTTGCTGGTATGCACAAGCCGCTTATAGAAAAAGATGTGTTTGATAAAGTACAAGGATTACTGCGCCGAAAAACAAACTCACCTCATCTTCGAAAACACAACCCACTTTTTAAGAGCAAAATCTTCTGCGAAAATTGCGGCGGGATGATGACTTGGTATGAGAAGAAAGGACACTGGTATGGGCACTGTAACAACCACGGAGAGTACGCCAGGTGCACTAAAAAGACCTGTATGAGGCAGGAAGCCATAGAAGAACAGATAACCACCGTCTTTGACGTCATAGCCCCTCAAAATGAGGAGGTGCTTGCAGCGATAGTTCAAATCCTTAAAGACAAACACAAGGATATGACCGCCAACCGCGAGAATGATATTAAAAGGTATAATTCGCTCCTGGCTAATGTCCAGACACAGAAAGACAGACTCTACGAAGCCAAGCTAAATAAGGAGGTGCCAGTTGAGTACGTAGAGCGCAAGCTGGCTGAATTAACCACCGAAGCAGAGACTTTGGAAAATACCCTGGTTTCTGTGAGAGACAAGAGCGATGAGCACCAAGCGGCAGGCATTGCCGTACACGAGCTGGCGTTTCGTTCAAAGGAGATTTACGAGGTAGCTGATGACGTTGATATGAAGAGATTGCTTTTGTCTCAATTATTTACGAACTTGCTACAAAATGGGCTTGAAATAAAGAAAGAATACACATCCGCCGCTAAATTATTGATAGAATGGGTGCCAAAGCTAAACAAGGATTACGAACTGCAAAAAAGTGAGCAGATAAAAGGAAAAGACGTCGTTTTGTCGACGTCTTCTCCTGTCTGGCTCCGGTGGTAG
- a CDS encoding sigma-70 family RNA polymerase sigma factor, with protein MPKKLAKAKSQKHLSPKSSGKSQGKSLVKKSEKISKKAGIKPEKAVIVKEPLQKKGKITNEQKIEILLAKGKTRGFITHNEILKAFPDIENDIVFLDHLYVKCEEQGIDVLEGSDLLETDAVPRKKGKARLLEEGGGLSDSVQMYLKEIGKIPLITAQEEKELAKLIEQGDDEAKKKLAQANLRLVVSIAKKYINRTPNLTILDLIQEGNLGLFRAVEKFDWRKGFKFSTYATWWVRQAITRALADQARTIRIPVHMVETISKYQQVFRRLTQDLGRDPLAEEIAAEMGVEVEKIRHMQKISQETISLEAPVGDDEDDSTLGEFIEDEKILSPDQQAARRLLKDQLKEILIDLAPREQKILEMRFGLADGITHTLEEVGKEFGVTRERIRQIEAKAIEKIRQHDKLRRLEGY; from the coding sequence ATGCCCAAAAAACTCGCAAAAGCCAAATCTCAAAAACATCTTTCACCTAAATCTTCCGGAAAATCTCAGGGAAAATCTTTAGTCAAGAAATCGGAAAAAATTTCTAAAAAAGCCGGCATAAAGCCGGAGAAAGCGGTAATTGTTAAAGAACCCTTGCAGAAGAAAGGGAAAATAACAAACGAACAAAAAATAGAGATTCTTTTAGCGAAAGGCAAAACACGGGGGTTCATAACTCATAACGAGATACTTAAAGCTTTCCCTGATATAGAAAACGACATTGTTTTTCTTGACCATCTTTACGTTAAATGCGAAGAGCAGGGAATAGATGTATTGGAAGGAAGCGATCTTTTGGAAACCGACGCCGTTCCTCGCAAAAAAGGGAAAGCCAGACTTCTTGAAGAAGGCGGCGGGTTGTCGGACTCTGTCCAGATGTATCTGAAAGAGATAGGAAAAATTCCGCTTATCACCGCGCAGGAAGAAAAAGAATTGGCAAAGCTCATTGAGCAGGGAGATGACGAAGCGAAAAAGAAATTAGCGCAGGCTAATTTGCGTTTGGTTGTTTCCATCGCCAAAAAATACATAAATCGCACTCCGAACCTTACTATTTTGGATTTGATACAGGAAGGAAACCTCGGACTTTTCCGCGCCGTTGAAAAATTTGACTGGAGAAAAGGTTTTAAATTTTCCACATACGCTACTTGGTGGGTGAGACAGGCGATAACGCGCGCCTTGGCGGATCAGGCGAGAACGATTCGCATTCCCGTTCATATGGTTGAAACGATTTCAAAATATCAGCAAGTTTTCCGCCGGCTTACTCAGGATCTGGGAAGAGATCCCCTCGCCGAAGAAATAGCGGCGGAGATGGGAGTTGAGGTGGAAAAAATTCGCCACATGCAGAAGATTTCCCAGGAAACGATTTCACTTGAAGCGCCGGTCGGAGACGACGAAGACGATTCAACGCTCGGTGAATTTATTGAAGATGAAAAAATTCTGTCGCCAGACCAACAGGCGGCGCGCAGATTGCTTAAAGACCAGCTTAAAGAAATTTTGATTGATTTGGCGCCGAGAGAACAGAAAATTTTGGAGATGCGTTTCGGACTTGCCGACGGCATCACTCACACGCTTGAAGAAGTGGGAAAAGAATTTGGGGTTACCCGCGAGCGAATACGTCAGATTGAAGCCAAAGCGATTGAAAAAATCCGCCAACACGATAAATTGCGGAGGCTTGAAGGGTATTAG